A genomic segment from Triplophysa dalaica isolate WHDGS20190420 chromosome 22, ASM1584641v1, whole genome shotgun sequence encodes:
- the LOC130411507 gene encoding trace amine-associated receptor 13c-like isoform X1, producing the protein MANETEDHETQYCFPAVNSSCIKTKRSTLESNVMYVSFSLLSVWTVFLNLLVIISISHFKKLHTPTNLLILSLAVADMLVGLIVMPVEAVKLIETCWYFGDIFCGLFLIIMGLLLSMSFNNLILIAIDRFIAVCYPLQYERKITTSKTLISICFCWFFSTVYNTAVIAVNKYIITSNRTDGCYGECTFVMGFVWGVVDQIVGFFLPFIVLFTFYLRIFCVAQQHVKVINSLIKSGKHLTEGSIKRKSESKAALTLGIIVLIHLLCWSGYIFYLAVSADAPSVLNSMSWTVYSSSGLNPLVYALFYPWFRRALKHILTLKIFSPASSLVNILADHHS; encoded by the coding sequence ATGGCCAATGAGACAGAAGATCATGAGACTCAATACTGCTTTCCTGCTGTTAACTCATCGTGCATCAAGACCAAACGCTCCACACTTGAATCCAACGTCATGTATGTGTCTTTTTCACTTCTGTCTGTATGGACCGTGTTTCTGAACCTGCTGGTGATCATCTCCATCTCTCACTTTAAGAAGCTTCACACTCCAACCAACCTGCTCATCCTCTCTCTGGCTGTGGCCGACATGCTCGTGGGACTCATCGTGATGCCTGTAGAGGCCGTCAAACTGATCGAGACCTGCTGGTACTTTGGAGACATTTTCTGTGGACTGTTTTTAATCATCATGGGACTGCTCCTCTCAATGTCTTTTAATAATCTTATACTTATTGCTATTGACCGTTTTATTGCTGTGTGTTACCCTTTACAGTATGAACGAAAAATAACGACATCTAAAACTTTAATTTCCATCTGTTTCTGCTGGTTTTTCTCCACAGTTTATAACACCGCAGTTATTGCTGTCAACAAATATATTATCACCTCGAACAGAACAGATGGGTGTTATGGAGAGTGTACCTTTGTAATGGGTTTTGTATGGGGAGTCGTTGACCAGATTGTGGGTTTCTTTTTGCCTTTTATTGTGCTCTTCACTTTCTATCTGAGGATATTTTGTGTCGCACAACAGCATGTGAAAGTTATAAACTCTCTGATAAAGAGTGGAAAACATCTAACAGAAGGTTCAATAAAAAGGAAGTCAGAGAGTAAAGCTGCTCTTACATTAGGGATCATTGTGCTTATTCATCTTCTCTGCTGGTCAGgctatattttttatcttgcaGTGAGTGCAGATGCCCCCTCTGTCTTAAACTCAATGAGCTGGACTGTTTATTCTAGCTCAGGTTTAAATCCTCTTGTGTATGCTTTATTTTACCCCTGGTTTAGGAGGGCATTAAAACACATCTTGACTCTTAAAATATTCAGTCCAGCATCCTCTCTGGTTAATATTCTTGCAGATCATCATTCATAA